A window of the Gigantopelta aegis isolate Gae_Host unplaced genomic scaffold, Gae_host_genome ctg2803_pilon_pilon, whole genome shotgun sequence genome harbors these coding sequences:
- the LOC121391670 gene encoding uncharacterized protein LOC121391670: MDEDVKRSDLAMAIAKNDMFDFLIDIVPREEIHSRTKTIKDVPSETPTPTPQINSDLVQSYLQLLTQQAEAGTSESGDGAKGEAEGGGLASDSALANLAATSTLMQQVYNHYQPHDEPGADFVTLLTSNQVDQLPTSQPLTSSSHLSELTHLNGEGVQRLIIHPGGVVTQPFTTLEEHPTVTTGESLFPHHSSGLQVGSSTDELQQIIL, from the exons ATGGATGAAGATGTCAAG AGAAGTGATTTAGCAATGGCTATTGCTAAGAATGATATGTTTGATTTTCTCATTGATATTGTACCAAGAGAAGAGATTCATTCTCGTACTAAAACAATAAAG gaTGTTCCTTCAGAGACACCAACACCCACTCCTCAAATTAATTCTGACCTCGTTCAAAGTTATCTTCAACTCCTCACACAACAAGCAGAAGCTGGTACTAGTGAGAGTGGTGATGGTGCTAAAGGAGAGGCAGAAGGAGGAGGACTAGCATCGGACTCAGCTCTAGCTAATTTAGCAGCCACTTCCACTTTAATGCAACAAGTATATA ATCATTATCAACCTCATGATGAACCTGGTGCTGACTTTGTAACTCTACTTACTTCGAATCAAGTAGACCAGCTCCCCACGTCTCAACCTCTCACATCCTCTTCTCATCTGTCTGAGTTGACACATCTCAACGGAGAGGGTGTCCAACGTCTTATTATTCATCCAGGGGGTGTGGTTACACAACCATTCACAACATTAGAGGAACATCCCACGGTAACTACAGGAGAGTCATTATTCCCACATCACTCATCAGGTCTACAAGTTGGATCATCTACAGATGAGTTACAACAGATCATTTTGTAA